In Sorghum bicolor cultivar BTx623 chromosome 10, Sorghum_bicolor_NCBIv3, whole genome shotgun sequence, one genomic interval encodes:
- the LOC8061606 gene encoding SH3 domain-containing protein C23A1.17: MASAVASNLPAAAPAAVPVPYGWLSTPRVSFSRDAAAATDMVVVVDPVAAMAVAAATPEPAISKDFIDFEFSLGGSATMLPADELFADGKLLPLRKSAAAAAAPLPDPEAAAAAPRPALLPEEAMAMPAQPSTEPIIKPLRAAAVAAAAADGTDPYAFSPKAPSCSSRWRELLGLKRAAAAAQSPSATKASASPSPTATAKTPAARSTNSAAARSLKLLLQRNTTGRASVATASDLASAPLLRDSSDSEASLSLASSRFSLSSSSSSSGHDHDDVPRLSLDSADPNPPRIRLVRRSSHSHSQHRHSTSSSTRAGRSPARRRPSPPPPPRCLSVDSPRMNSSGKIVFQGLERSSSSPCSFHAASKSRSRAAVDRSYSSGVRVAPVVLNVPVCSRPVFGFFKDKKDSGTAKDAAASAAAAATARSRSSLGRKAQAWSGELTRSSG; encoded by the coding sequence ATGGCCTCCGCCGTCGCCAGTAACCTCCCCGCGGCAGCGCCAGCCGCCGTGCCGGTGCCGTACGGGTGGCTGAGCACCCCGCGCGTGTCCTTCAGCCGCGACGCGGCCGCCGCCACCGACATGGTGGTGGTCGTGGATCCCGTCGCCGCCATGGCCGTGGCGGCGGCCACGCCGGAGCCCGCCATCTCCAAGGACTTCATCGACTTCGAGTTCAGCCTCGGCGGCTCCGCCACCATGCTCCCCGCCGACGAGCTCTTCGCCGACGGCAAGCTGCTGCCGCTAAGAAagtccgcggcggcggcggcggcgcctctGCCGGATCCGGAGGCGGCGGCTGCCGCGCCCCGGCCGGCGCTTCTGCCGGAGGAGGCAATGGCAATGCCGGCGCAGCCCAGCACGGAGCCGATCATCAAGCCTCTCCGCGCCGCGGcagtcgcggcggcggcggctgacgGCACCGACCCTTACGCGTTCTCGCCCAAGGCGCCCAGCTGCTCCAGCCGCTGGCGCGAGCTGCTGGGGCTCAAgagagcggcggcggccgcgcagAGCCCGAGCGCCACCAAGGCCTCGGCGTCGCCGTCGCCCACGGCGACGGCCAAAACCCCCGCGGCGAGGTCGACGAACTCCGCGGCGGCGAGGTCGCTGAAGCTCCTGCTTCAGCGGAACACCACGGGGCGCGCGTCGGTGGCCACGGCGTCGGACCTCGCGTCGGCGCCGCTCCTTCGCGACAGCTCCGACTCAGAGGCGTCGCTATCGCTAGCATCATCCCGCTTCTCGctctcctcgtcctcgtcctcctccgggcacgaccacgacgaCGTGCCCCGCCTCTCGCTCGACTCCGCCGACCCCAACCCGCCCCGCATCCGCCTGGTCCGCCGGTCCTCCCACTCCCACTCCCAGCACcgccactccacctcctcctccacccgcGCCGGGCGCAGCCCGGCCCGTCGCCGGCCGTCGCCACCTCCACCCCCACGCTGCCTCTCCGTAGACTCCCCGCGCATGAACTCGTCGGGCAAGATCGTGTTCCAGGGGCTGGAACGCAGCTCCAGCTCCCCCTGCAGCTTCCACGCGGCGTCCAAGTCGCGGTCCCGCGCGGCGGTGGACCGGTCCTACTCGTCCGGCGTCCGCGTCGCGCCCGTGGTGCTCAACGTGCCCGTGTGCTCGCGCCCCGTGTTCGGCTTCTTCAAGGACAAGAAAGACTCCGGCACAGCCAAGGACGCCGCCGCCTCGGCCGCCGCTGCCGCGACCGCGAGGTCCAGGTCGTCGCTGGGGCGGAAGGCGCAAGCGTGGAGCGGCGAGCTGACGAGATCCTCCGGCTGA